The proteins below come from a single Lineus longissimus chromosome 5, tnLinLong1.2, whole genome shotgun sequence genomic window:
- the LOC135487663 gene encoding uncharacterized protein LOC135487663, with translation MAFDSPPTPVMLGIPTIFGNIKAKHVTFVIDTSGSMYNKLSVVKDHLTETILKHAQCGDGRTFNLIEYSNDVTQWADKMVKCTKETVKVAAGWIRNLAAKTGSNMLDALLTAFEDPQCQAVYLVTDGLPDQHRDDILDNIVPISRGRPVHCIFIPGRGSDAPAVEDLLRSLAMETYGSLEIMNLENHGLMDRVTPVYQHQFPLNGVLRNVSGAAFPAVKGCSVTGTLARDPLNDVALAHWPVAPTVVIDPVTRLPLSRTAPVVVAPNAYPHYYYYPSYWWSRYRTARDWVKLKDKLNTPPDPTISPSAGAMLVGHEVLARRDSDGLYYPGKVQSQITSDLFIVSFGPSKNGDYESVEYQETKIYDIIHKVDALRHSIFRQDKVLAPCQEGSDQHYPGVVIEGQEFRDSKGGEDQQLIVSFCHGPTEKVTLGVAVWIPPGVYERLTVESQMPEDARETLKAEENYPAETLPGYPTTAPERTPKDYVNYRPVMIDRGDFLVDHFYGYPRFMPGYPIAPVMAKVNPCSSVAVHSEDVEKLIPGTDITSRELSEKVQSQISDLYGDKMPLLKKREKQEANTFKKAEEPVKEPEPVAPVEEVPVAEEPEKTDSEKVDENADSGAVFEFDDLNLEDLDLPAEPIDYETDKDYTKERKRVQRPPWSYWRNDPAPSMIDPPGPGAFRETLLQAPLEVREKKMGPYGVEWGGTAFTHAEYNSRVGEDKDAMYEIMHGGLQPRPPSPTKDRRPIEPQPPRAYSPVLGASQHDVDMKDRDRREYRHRKIIQRIQDREQTMAEKAQQSILMRDLHRDRIIDQIKFEKARQANEWDQVVRTRDAKKQISDEIRGRIAEKQAFREDQEQRRFAAVQAAVQRRNDLRAQREAELRSAIAKSKEQRAQQQSQRWNTLETRFETQTRQEAEMDAQRRHANLARRMHFHRMEEDAQKKKNLRVSFNDQQMGLWRSQVLP, from the exons ATGGCTTTTGACAGCCCACCTACCCCTGTGATGCTAGGAATTCCCACCATCTTCGGAAACATCAAAGCAAAGCATGTAACATTTGTGATAGACACCTCAGGAAGCATGTACAATAAACTAAGTGTAGTCAAGGACCATCTAACTGAGACAATTCTAAAGCATGCCCAGTGCGGCGACGGGCGCACTTTCAATTTGATAGAGTATAGTAATGATGTGACGCAGTGGGCAGATAAAATGGTCAAATGTACCAAAGAGACTGTTAAAGTTGCCGCAGGGTGGATTAGAAATTTGGCAGCAAAAACAGGATCAAATATGTTGGATGCGTTACTGACGGCATTCGAGGATCCACAGTGTCAAGCCGTTTATCTTGTCACTGACGGTTTGCCTGATCAACATCGCGATGACATTCTGGACAATATTGTACCGATATCTCGTGGTCGGCCTGtccattgtatattcatacccGGACGTGGATCAGATGCTCCGGCCGTCGAGGACCTGTTACGCAGTCTCGCTATGGAGACGTACGGATCTCTTGAAATCATGAACTTAGAAAACCATGGCTTAATGGATCGCGTCACTCCTGTTTATCAGCATCAGTTCCCCCTGAATGGAGTGCTGAGGAATGTGAGCGGTGCGGCCTTCCCTGCTGTCAAAGGTTGCAGCGTAACAGGCACCTTGGCCAGGGATCCTCTCAATGACGTTGCCCTAGCTCACTGGCCTGTGGCCCCTACTGTTGTTATCGACCCCGTCACTCGGTTACCCCTCTCCCGTACTGCACCAGTGGTGGTAGCACCTAACGCCTACCCTCATTATTATTACTACCCGAGTTACTGGTGGTCAAGGTATCGAACAGCGCGTGATTGGGTGAAGCTGAAGGACAAGTTGAACACCCCTCCGGATCCGACGATCTCGCCCTCTGCTGGAGCCATGCTTGTTGGACACGAAGTCCTCGCTAGGAGAGATTCAGATGGCCTGTACTACCCTGGAAAAGTACAAAGCCAG ATTACATCTGATCTGTTCATTGTTTCCTTTGGTCCGTCCAAAAATGGTGATTACGAAAGTGTCGAGTACCAGGAGACCAAGATCTATGACATCATTCATAAAGTTGACGCACTCAGGCATTCGATCTTCCGGCAGGATAAGGTTTTGGCGCCGTGTCAGGAGGGTAGTGACCAGCACTACCCTGGGGTGGTAATTGAAGGCCAGGAGTTTAGGGACAGTAAAG GAGGTGAAGACCAGCAACTCATCGTCTCCTTCTGTCATGGTCCCACAGAAAAAGTCACGCTCGGAGTCGCAGTCTGGATTCCCCCAGGTGTCTACGAGCGGCTGACAGTCGAGTCACAAATGCCAGAAGATGCCAGGGAGACATTAAAAGCCGAGGAAAATTACCCAGCAGAAACGCTGCCTGGTTACCCGACCACGGCGCCCGAGAGGACGCCAAAGGATTACGTCAATTACCGTCCAGTTATGATTGACAGGGGAGATTTTCTTGTCGATCATTTTTACGGCTATCCAAGGTTCATGCCCGGATATCCCATTGCCCCGGTGATGGCTAAAGTCAACCCTTGCAGCTCTGTTGCCGTCCATAGCGAAGATGTTGAGAAACTCATCCCGGGAACTGATATCACCTCAAGGGAACTTTCGGAGAAGGTCCAAAGTCAGATCTCTGATCTATACGGCGACAAGATGCCTTTGTTGAAGAAACGAGAAAAGCAGGAGGCCAATACGTTTAAGAAGGCAGAGGAGCCAGTGAAAGAACCGGAACCGGTTGCACCGGTGGAAGAAGTACCAGTTGCGGAGGAACCGGAGAAGACAGATTCGGAAAAAGTCGACGAAAATGCAGACAGCGGAGCAGTTTTTGAATTCGATGATCTCAATTTGGAGGATTTGGATCTGCCTGCCGAGCCGATTGATTACGAAACTGATAAAGATTATACGAAAGAGAGGAAGCGGGTTCAGCGCCCGCCTTGGTCGTACTGGAGGAATGATCCGGCCCCGTCGATGATTGATCCCCCAGGACCTGGCGCTTTCAGGGAGACGTTGTTACAGGCGCCCTTGGAAGTACGAGAAAAGAAGATGGGACCATATGGAG TTGAGTGGGGCGGCACTGCGTTTACTCATGCCGAGTACAATTCACGGGTCGGGGAAGATAAGGACGCCATGTATGAGATTATGCACGGGGGACTCCAACCAAGGCCGCCATCTCCCACGAAGGACCGAAGACCAATAGAACCTCAGCCGCCACGGGCTTATTCGCCCGTCCTGGGAGCATCGCAACATGATGTTGACATGAAGGATAGGGATCGGCGAGAATACAG ACATCGGAAGATTATCCAGAGAATACAAGACCGAGAGCAGACGATGGCTGAGAAAGCCCAGCAGTCCATTCTGATGCGTGATCTCCACCGCGACCGAATCATTGACCAGATTAAGTTCGAGAAGGCAAGACAAGCTAACGAATGGGACCAGGTGGTCAGGACACGAGATGCCAAGAAGCAGATCAGCGATGAAATCCGAGGTCGTATTGCGGAGAAGCAGGCGTTTCGGGAGGACCAGGAGCAGCGGCGGTTTGCGGCGGTCCAGGCAGCTGTACAGAGAAGGAATGACCTGCGTGCACAGAGGGAAGCCGAGTTGAGGTCCGCCATTGCCAAATCAAAG GAGCAACGAGCTCAACAGCAGAGTCAACGCTGGAACACACTAGAAACTCGCTTCGAGACGCAGACGCGCCAAGAAGCAGAGATGGACGCACAGAGACGACATGCCAACCTTGCGCGGCGGATGCACTTTCATCGTATGGAGGAGGACGCGCAGAAAAAGAAGAACTTGAGGGTCAGCTTTAATGACCAACAAATGGGCCTCTGGAGGTCGCAGGTGTTACCTTAA